One segment of Setaria viridis chromosome 4, Setaria_viridis_v4.0, whole genome shotgun sequence DNA contains the following:
- the LOC117851235 gene encoding xyloglucan endotransglucosylase/hydrolase protein 22, giving the protein MRSSLAIAIAAVACLALAAEAAGNFYQDTEMTWGGGRGKVVDGGRGLDLTLDRTSGSGFQSRSEYLFGKIDMQIKLVPGNSAGTVTTFYLSSQGSTHDEIDFEFLGNVTGEPYTLHTNVFTQGQGQREQQFRLWFDPTTAFHTYSIVWNPQHVIFAVDGTPIRDFKNHEARGVAFPKSQPMRLYASLWNADDWATQGGRVKADWSHAPFVASFRGFSADACVWANGRQQCPVGTMETAAVAGRRGGRSWWNQQLSDMSYRRMRWVQRKFMIYNYCTDAKRFPQGVPAECHLR; this is encoded by the exons ATGAGGTCGTCGTTGGCAATCGCCATTGCGGCGGTGGCCTGCCTGGcgttggcggcggaggcggccggcaaCTTCTACCAGGACACGGAGATGACgtggggcggcgggcgcggcaagGTCGTTGACGGCGGGCGCGGGCTGGACCTCACCCTCGACCGGACCTCCGGCTCCGGGTTCCAGTCGAGGAGCGAGTACCTCTTCGGCAAGATCGACATGCAGATCAAGCTGGTGCCGGGGAACTCCGCGGGCACCGTCACCACCTTCTACCTGTCGTCGCAGGGGAGCACCCACGACGAGATCGACTTCGAGTTCCTGGGCAACGTGACGGGGGAGCCTTACACGCTGCACACCAACGTGTTCACGCAGGGGCAGGGGCAGCGGGAGCAGCAGTTCCGCCTCTGGTTCGACCCCACCACCGCGTTCCACACCTACTCCATCGTCTGGAACCCGCAGCACGTCAT CTTCGCGGTGGACGGGACGCCGATCCGGGACTTCAAGAACCACGAGGCCCGCGGCGTGGCGTTCCCCAAGTCGCAGCCGATGCGGCTGTACGCGAGCCTGTGGAACGCCGACGACTGGGCCACGCAGGGCGGGCGCGTGAAGGCGGACTGGTCCCACGCGCCCTTCGTCGCCTCCTTCAGGGGCTTCAGCGCCGACGCCTGCGTCTGGGCCAACGGCAGGCAGCAGTGCCCCGTCGGCACCATGGagaccgccgccgtcgcgggaCGCCGAGGCGGGCGCAGCTGGTGGAACCAGCAACTCAGCGACATGAGCTACCGCCGCATGCGGTGGGTGCAGAGGAAGTTCATGATCTACAACTACTGCACCGACGCCAAGCGATTCCCGCAGGGCGTCCCCGCGGAGTGCCACCTCCGGTGA
- the LOC117851534 gene encoding RING-H2 finger protein ATL43, giving the protein MEPSRRLLLSDYDGAIESPMPSPPPSSATPFRPGVAVVVGILTSVFSITFLLLLYAKHCKRSAAESSGPYGSAAGGGGGGFGSSGAGAAGDRRNSGVDRAVVESLPVFRYGALRGQKEGLECAVCLGRFEPTEALRLLPKCRHGFHVECVDTWLDAHSTCPLCRSRVDPEDVLLLPEPPKPSTTGPPDPPETKAATKEAPQQTAPAPSPSPAGRRISGRHSTGSVRAPGRVGPSSRRSADGGVAVGCFDGAKVRKDRVLLVEPAAVVAEPDPEAFDRRFGHRILVSTAGGCEGETAPAAQQRWSDLRPSDLMFVRSEFLVTDAGRYSCSAAVVNSGSARSAIGVRSLSELAGVCRLPPIRAGACEGDDEPRAGGARRWPGSSWWGAPRGPHAPARNGPSAC; this is encoded by the coding sequence ATGGAGCCGTCGCGGCGGCTCCTGCTGTCGGACTACGACGGCGCGATCGAGTCGCcgatgccgtcgccgccgccctcgtcggCGACGCCGTTCCGGCCCGGGGTGGCCGTCGTCGTGGGCATCCTCACCAGCGTCTTCTCCATCAcgttcctcctcctgctctacGCCAAGCACTGCAAGCGCAGCGCCGCGGAGTCGTCGGGGCCCTACGGGTCcgccgcaggcggcggcggaggcgggttCGGGTcctccggcgccggggccgcgggGGACCGGAGGAACTCCGGCGTCGACCGCGCCGTCGTGGAGTCGCTCCCCGTGTTCCGGTACGGCGCGCTGCGCGGGCAGAAGGAAGGGCTCGAGTGCGCCGTCTGCCTCGGCCGGTTCGAGCCCACGGAGGCGCTCCGGTTGCTGCCCAAGTGCCGCCACGGGTTCCACGTCGAGTGCGTCGACACCTGGCTCGACGCCCACTCCacctgcccgctctgccgcTCCCGCGTCGACCCGGAGGAcgtgctcctcctcccggaGCCGCCCAAGCCGTCGACAACTGGCCCGCCCGACCCGCCGGAGACCAAGGCCGCCACCAAAGAGGCGCCGCAACAGACCGCTCCTGCTCCGTCGCCCTCTCCGGCTGGACGGAGGATCTCCGGGCGGCACTCCACGGGGTCGGTGCGCGCGCCGGGCCGGGTCGGCCCTAGCTCGCGGCGGTcggccgacggcggcgtagCGGTGGGGTGCTTCGACGGCGCGAAGGTGCGCAAGGACCGGGTGCTGCTGGTGGAgccggcggccgtggtggcggAGCCGGATCCGGAGGCGTTCGACCGTCGGTTCGGGCACCGCATCCTGGTGAGCACCGCCGGCGGGTGCGAGGGCGAGACGGCCCCCGCGGCGCAGCAGCGGTGGAGCGACCTGCGCCCGTCCGACCTCATGTTCGTCCGCTCCGAGTTCCTCGTCACCGACGCCGGCCGCtactcctgctccgccgccgtcgtcaaCTCCGGCAGCGCCAGGAGCGCCATCGGCGTGCGGAGCCTGTCGGAGCTGGCCGGCGTGTGCCGCCTCCCGCCCATCCGCGCCGGGGCGTGCGAgggcgacgacgagccgcgggccggcggcgcgcggcggtggccTGGGTCGAGCTGGTGGGGGGCGCCGCGGGGCCCGCACGCGCCCGCCCGTAACGGCCCTAGCGCCTGCTAG
- the LOC117851562 gene encoding protein STAR1 isoform X2, producing MGSASGDLQEHLLDVDGLADGAGAAHPKIRVRGLRRLADATGDEILRGVDLDVPRGVVMGVIGPSGSGKSTLLRALNRLWEPAPGAVLLDGADIRGIDVLALRRRVGMLFQLPAMFDGTVADNVRYGPQLRGKKLTEAEVKNLLSMADLDPALSSKPASELSVGQAQRVALARTLANDPEACPHVLLLDEPTSALDPISTQNIEEAIVRLKKARGLTTVLVSHSVKQIQRIADLVCLVVSGEIVEVLAPSELSGAKHPMARRFLELSN from the exons ATGGGCTCAGCTTCAG GTGATCTCCAGGAGCACCTGCTGGACGTGGAcggcctcgccgacggcgccggggcggcgcaTCCCAAGATCCGGGTGCGCGGGCTGCGTCGGCTGGCGGACGCGACGGGCGACGAGATCCTGCGGGGCGTCGACCTGGACGTGCCGCGCGGCGTGGTGATGGGCGTCATCGGgcccagcggcagcggcaagtCCACGCTGCTCCGCGCGCTCAACCGCCTCTGGGAGCCCGCCCccggcgccgtcctcctcgacgGCGCCGACATCCGCGGCATCGACGTCCTAGCGCTCCGGCGCagggtcggcatgctcttccaGCTCCCCGCCATGTTCGACG GAACCGTGGCGGACAACGTGCGCTACGGGCCGCAGCTGCGCGGCAAGAAGCTCACGGAAGCCGAAGTGAAGAATCTGCTGAGCATGGCCGATCTGGACCCTGCTCTGTCCTCCAAGCCGGCCTCCGAGCTGTCCGTCGGCCAGGCGCAGCGCGTCGCCTTGGCCCGGACCCTCGCCAACGACCCCGAGGCATGTCCGCAT gtgctgctgctggacgAGCCGACGAGCGCGCTGGACCCCATCTCCACGCAGAACATCGAGGAGGCGATCGTGCGGCTGAAGAAGGCGAGGGGGCTCACCACGGTGCTCGTCTCCCACAGCGTGAAGCAGATCCAGCGCATCGCCGACCTGGTGTGCCTCGTCGTCTCCGGCGAGATCGTCGAGGTGCTCGCGCCGTCCGAGCTGTCCGGCGCCAAGCACCCCATGGCCAGGCGCTTCTTGGAGCTCAGCAACTGA
- the LOC117851562 gene encoding protein STAR1 isoform X1, with protein MGSASAGDLQEHLLDVDGLADGAGAAHPKIRVRGLRRLADATGDEILRGVDLDVPRGVVMGVIGPSGSGKSTLLRALNRLWEPAPGAVLLDGADIRGIDVLALRRRVGMLFQLPAMFDGTVADNVRYGPQLRGKKLTEAEVKNLLSMADLDPALSSKPASELSVGQAQRVALARTLANDPEACPHVLLLDEPTSALDPISTQNIEEAIVRLKKARGLTTVLVSHSVKQIQRIADLVCLVVSGEIVEVLAPSELSGAKHPMARRFLELSN; from the exons ATGGGCTCAGCTTCAG CAGGTGATCTCCAGGAGCACCTGCTGGACGTGGAcggcctcgccgacggcgccggggcggcgcaTCCCAAGATCCGGGTGCGCGGGCTGCGTCGGCTGGCGGACGCGACGGGCGACGAGATCCTGCGGGGCGTCGACCTGGACGTGCCGCGCGGCGTGGTGATGGGCGTCATCGGgcccagcggcagcggcaagtCCACGCTGCTCCGCGCGCTCAACCGCCTCTGGGAGCCCGCCCccggcgccgtcctcctcgacgGCGCCGACATCCGCGGCATCGACGTCCTAGCGCTCCGGCGCagggtcggcatgctcttccaGCTCCCCGCCATGTTCGACG GAACCGTGGCGGACAACGTGCGCTACGGGCCGCAGCTGCGCGGCAAGAAGCTCACGGAAGCCGAAGTGAAGAATCTGCTGAGCATGGCCGATCTGGACCCTGCTCTGTCCTCCAAGCCGGCCTCCGAGCTGTCCGTCGGCCAGGCGCAGCGCGTCGCCTTGGCCCGGACCCTCGCCAACGACCCCGAGGCATGTCCGCAT gtgctgctgctggacgAGCCGACGAGCGCGCTGGACCCCATCTCCACGCAGAACATCGAGGAGGCGATCGTGCGGCTGAAGAAGGCGAGGGGGCTCACCACGGTGCTCGTCTCCCACAGCGTGAAGCAGATCCAGCGCATCGCCGACCTGGTGTGCCTCGTCGTCTCCGGCGAGATCGTCGAGGTGCTCGCGCCGTCCGAGCTGTCCGGCGCCAAGCACCCCATGGCCAGGCGCTTCTTGGAGCTCAGCAACTGA
- the LOC117851562 gene encoding protein STAR1 isoform X3: MGSASAGDLQEHLLDVDGLADGAGAAHPKIRVRGLRRLADATGDEILRGVDLDVPRGVVMGVIGPSGSGKSTLLRALNRLWEPAPGAVLLDGADIRGIDVLALRRRVGMLFQLPAMFDGTVADNVRYGPQLRGKKLTEAEVKNLLSMADLDPALSSKPASELSVGQAQRVALARTLANDPEVLLLDEPTSALDPISTQNIEEAIVRLKKARGLTTVLVSHSVKQIQRIADLVCLVVSGEIVEVLAPSELSGAKHPMARRFLELSN; the protein is encoded by the exons ATGGGCTCAGCTTCAG CAGGTGATCTCCAGGAGCACCTGCTGGACGTGGAcggcctcgccgacggcgccggggcggcgcaTCCCAAGATCCGGGTGCGCGGGCTGCGTCGGCTGGCGGACGCGACGGGCGACGAGATCCTGCGGGGCGTCGACCTGGACGTGCCGCGCGGCGTGGTGATGGGCGTCATCGGgcccagcggcagcggcaagtCCACGCTGCTCCGCGCGCTCAACCGCCTCTGGGAGCCCGCCCccggcgccgtcctcctcgacgGCGCCGACATCCGCGGCATCGACGTCCTAGCGCTCCGGCGCagggtcggcatgctcttccaGCTCCCCGCCATGTTCGACG GAACCGTGGCGGACAACGTGCGCTACGGGCCGCAGCTGCGCGGCAAGAAGCTCACGGAAGCCGAAGTGAAGAATCTGCTGAGCATGGCCGATCTGGACCCTGCTCTGTCCTCCAAGCCGGCCTCCGAGCTGTCCGTCGGCCAGGCGCAGCGCGTCGCCTTGGCCCGGACCCTCGCCAACGACCCCGAG gtgctgctgctggacgAGCCGACGAGCGCGCTGGACCCCATCTCCACGCAGAACATCGAGGAGGCGATCGTGCGGCTGAAGAAGGCGAGGGGGCTCACCACGGTGCTCGTCTCCCACAGCGTGAAGCAGATCCAGCGCATCGCCGACCTGGTGTGCCTCGTCGTCTCCGGCGAGATCGTCGAGGTGCTCGCGCCGTCCGAGCTGTCCGGCGCCAAGCACCCCATGGCCAGGCGCTTCTTGGAGCTCAGCAACTGA
- the LOC117851936 gene encoding protein STAR1, translating to MDSASRQQQSQTNHGVELVIAPTFRLSDDEEDEEARELLLDVGGLLAGGGAAGAAAPAAAGPPKIRVRELRRQAAGGQEILRGVDLDVPRGVVMGVIGPSGSGKSTLLRALNRLWEPAPGAVLLDGADICGLDVRTLRRRVGMLFQQPAMFEGTVAYNVRYGPKLRGKELTEAEVQNLLNLADLDPAMSSKPATELSVGQAQRVALARTLANEPEVLLLDEPTSALDPISTQNIEDTILRLNKTRGLTAVIVSHSVKQIQRIADLVCLLVAGEIVEVLPPSELSSAKHPMARRFLELS from the exons ATGGACTCAGCTTCACGTCAGCAACAATCCCAGACGAACCATGGCGTTGAGCTTGTCATCGCACCAACGTTTCGCTTGTCCGAcgatgaggaagacgaagaagcCAGGGAGCTCCTGCTGGACGTGGGCGGGCtactcgccggcggcggagctgctggggcggcggcgccggcagcggctgGTCCCCCCAAGATACGGGTGCGCGAGCtgaggcggcaggcggcgggcggccaggAGATCCTGCGCGGCGTCGACCTGGACGTGCCGCGCGGCGTGGTGATGGGCGTCATCGGgcccagcggcagcggcaagtCCACGCTGCTCCGCGCGCTCAACCGCCTCTGGGagcccgcgcccggcgccgtGCTCCTCGACGGCGCCGACATCTGCGGCCTCGACGTCCGCACGCTCCGGCGAagggtcggcatgctcttccaGCAACCTGCCATGTTCGAAG GAACCGTGGCGTACAACGTGCGCTATGGGCCAAAGCTGCGTGGCAAGGAGCTCACCGAAGCCGAAGTGCAGAATCTACTGAACCTGGCCGACCTGGATCCTGCCATGTCCTCCAAGCCGGCCACCGAGCTGTCCGTCGGCCAGGCGCAGCGCGTCGCCTTGGCACGCACGCTCGCCAACGAACCCGAG GTGCTCCTGTTGGATGAACCGACGAGCGCGCTGGACCCCATATCCACACAGAACATCGAGGACACCATTTTGCGGCTGAACAAGACGAGGGGGCTCACCGCTGTGATCGTCTCCCACAGCGTGAAGCAGATCCAGCGCATCGCGGACCTGGTGTGCCTCCTTGTCGCCGGCGAAATCGTGGAGGTTCTTCCACCGTCCGAGCTGTCTAGTGCTAAGCATCCGATGGCACGGCGCTTCCTCGAGCTTAGCTAG